A single window of Tiliqua scincoides isolate rTilSci1 chromosome 10, rTilSci1.hap2, whole genome shotgun sequence DNA harbors:
- the SIRT2 gene encoding NAD-dependent protein deacetylase sirtuin-2 isoform X1 produces MDSREAPPGSPEAEKLSGSSGPDSDDEAEASGQTEMEFLRNLFSRTLGLGSEKPEKVLDELTLEGVSKFMLTEKCKNVVCMVGAGISTAAGIPDFRSPGTGLYANLQQYNLPYPEAIFEINYFKQNPEPFFALARELYPGQFKPTICHYFIRLLKEKGLLLRCYTQNIDTLERVAGLGQEDLVEAHGTFFTSHCTRTLCRKSYSLDWMKEKIFSSLIPKCEKCQSVVKPDIVFFGENLPSRFFSLMQSDFRDLDLLIIMGTSLQVQPFASLVSRTPTNAPRLLINKEKTGESDPFVSLMGFGCGMDFDSEKAYRDVAWIGNCDEGCLALAELLGWKKELEELVKKEHAAIDAKSRQVIGDGATASVREQRPKTSPKKESPLGGEEE; encoded by the exons ATGGACAGCCGGGAAG CCCCCCCTGGATCCCCCGAGGCCGAGAAGCTCTCCGGGTCGTCG GGTCCAGATTCTGATGACGAAGCTGAGGCATCTGGTCAGACTGAAA TGGAATTCTTGCGCAACCTCTTTTCCCGGACGTTGGGCCTGGGCAGTGAGAAGCCTGAGAAAGTGCTTGATGAACTGACCTTGGAGGGTGTGAGCAAGTTCATGCTGACTGAGAAAT GCAAGAATGTCGTGTGCATGGTGGGGGCAGGGATCTCCACCG CTGCAGGCATCCCGGATTTCCGCTCACCAGGCACAGGGCTGTATGCCAATTTGCAGCAGTACAATCTGCCATACCCTGAAGCCATCTTTGAGATCAACTACTTCAAG caAAACCCTGAGCCCTTCTTTGCCTTAGCCCGGGAGCTGTACCCAGGGCAGTTTAAG CCCACGATCTGCCACTACTTCATCCGTCTCCTGAAGGAGAAAGGGCTGCTCTTGCGTTGCTACACACAG AACATTGACACTTTGGAACGGGTGGCTGGTCTGGGTCAGGAGGACCTGGTGGAGGCTCACGGCACCTTCTTCACCTCCCACTGCACTCGCACTTTGTGCCGGAAGTCCTACAGCCTGGACTGGATGAAAG aAAAGATCTTCTCGTCTCTCATTCCTAAGTGTGAAAAATGTCAGAGTGTGGTGAAGCCGG ATATCGTCTTCTTTGGGGAGAACCTGCCCTCTCGCTTCTTCTCTCTGATGCAGTCA GATTTTCGTGACTTGGACTTACTTATCATCATGGGAACCTCCCTGCAAGTCCAGCCTTTTGCTTCCCTCGTCAGCAG GACACCCACCAATGCACCCCGACTCCTGATTAACAAAGAGAAGACTGGAGAG AGTGACCCTTTCGTGTCCCTGATGGGCTTCGGATGTGGGATGGACTTTGATTCAGAAAAGGCATACAG AGATGTGGCCTGGATTGGAAACTGCGATGAGGGCTGCCTGGCCTTGGCAGAGCTGCTGGGATGGAAG aAAGAGCTGGAGGAACTGGTGAAAAAGGAACATGCAGCCATAGATGCTAAGTCCCGGCAGGTGATCGGGGATGGAGCAACTGCATCTGTACGGGAACAGAGACCAAAGACATCCCCCAAAAAGGAAAGCCCCCTTGGTGGCGAAGAGGAGTGA
- the SIRT2 gene encoding NAD-dependent protein deacetylase sirtuin-2 isoform X2 yields the protein MEFLRNLFSRTLGLGSEKPEKVLDELTLEGVSKFMLTEKCKNVVCMVGAGISTAAGIPDFRSPGTGLYANLQQYNLPYPEAIFEINYFKQNPEPFFALARELYPGQFKPTICHYFIRLLKEKGLLLRCYTQNIDTLERVAGLGQEDLVEAHGTFFTSHCTRTLCRKSYSLDWMKEKIFSSLIPKCEKCQSVVKPDIVFFGENLPSRFFSLMQSDFRDLDLLIIMGTSLQVQPFASLVSRTPTNAPRLLINKEKTGESDPFVSLMGFGCGMDFDSEKAYRDVAWIGNCDEGCLALAELLGWKKELEELVKKEHAAIDAKSRQVIGDGATASVREQRPKTSPKKESPLGGEEE from the exons A TGGAATTCTTGCGCAACCTCTTTTCCCGGACGTTGGGCCTGGGCAGTGAGAAGCCTGAGAAAGTGCTTGATGAACTGACCTTGGAGGGTGTGAGCAAGTTCATGCTGACTGAGAAAT GCAAGAATGTCGTGTGCATGGTGGGGGCAGGGATCTCCACCG CTGCAGGCATCCCGGATTTCCGCTCACCAGGCACAGGGCTGTATGCCAATTTGCAGCAGTACAATCTGCCATACCCTGAAGCCATCTTTGAGATCAACTACTTCAAG caAAACCCTGAGCCCTTCTTTGCCTTAGCCCGGGAGCTGTACCCAGGGCAGTTTAAG CCCACGATCTGCCACTACTTCATCCGTCTCCTGAAGGAGAAAGGGCTGCTCTTGCGTTGCTACACACAG AACATTGACACTTTGGAACGGGTGGCTGGTCTGGGTCAGGAGGACCTGGTGGAGGCTCACGGCACCTTCTTCACCTCCCACTGCACTCGCACTTTGTGCCGGAAGTCCTACAGCCTGGACTGGATGAAAG aAAAGATCTTCTCGTCTCTCATTCCTAAGTGTGAAAAATGTCAGAGTGTGGTGAAGCCGG ATATCGTCTTCTTTGGGGAGAACCTGCCCTCTCGCTTCTTCTCTCTGATGCAGTCA GATTTTCGTGACTTGGACTTACTTATCATCATGGGAACCTCCCTGCAAGTCCAGCCTTTTGCTTCCCTCGTCAGCAG GACACCCACCAATGCACCCCGACTCCTGATTAACAAAGAGAAGACTGGAGAG AGTGACCCTTTCGTGTCCCTGATGGGCTTCGGATGTGGGATGGACTTTGATTCAGAAAAGGCATACAG AGATGTGGCCTGGATTGGAAACTGCGATGAGGGCTGCCTGGCCTTGGCAGAGCTGCTGGGATGGAAG aAAGAGCTGGAGGAACTGGTGAAAAAGGAACATGCAGCCATAGATGCTAAGTCCCGGCAGGTGATCGGGGATGGAGCAACTGCATCTGTACGGGAACAGAGACCAAAGACATCCCCCAAAAAGGAAAGCCCCCTTGGTGGCGAAGAGGAGTGA
- the RINL gene encoding ras and Rab interactor-like protein: MSDPLPVDKEAGPLCALVNGMSERPLTLLDRLSVTRSVWELLDVQPEEATKLLLTQPSGTFIVSSNGAGGSASRALFLRTEEGGSDAVCCFPIKEDGTAVCLERSQLCFRDPVELVGFHVVSRDILPCPLRIPDAFRLPRKPGLDAVVALGMKFWTMLVPPGSELTPTEAEQESVGLNGDPAEPERPACSIRVTSEDGALCVINPLFLSVHSDESWLDFTPALCRSSSTRGTLKAWNGLGRSQTSDSAGAASSKGKCPTQECLNHPRPQEEEEEKGDSVPFSASLRRRSFCCSLAWKSSEHTSEETPPSPETKEVRSPHRVSWIEGIPATAPLCWSLKKSSSESSLLSEPMVLPLIPELDSLSVSSVEDEGDGLSLTSATTLQKKRRPSSAALPYKVLHRLSAVGSALSGLLSTERRISNRVQELAQEPTSYLGGLVQSFVGHILRGAGVRHPTSTDMLQEIRQMLSSLKGYLCESSELRAVADHNEAEDLDLGSVVETALYKCMLKPLRDAIYAQLLEFRTRDGTIGRLCEHQATMKQQSLGELGVTARVPDGAGLERIRTKLNLLHHSYSPKKKEVEMLKVCKMLYEAMNQSAGRTEPFGADDFLPVLTYTLVNCDIVSVQLDVEYMMELMDPGQLQGEGGYYLTTWFGALYHIANFQPAAMMTRQISIEAQHSIHQWHRRRTIHHHHHHQQVARSHSQNILYVSFLEPFSDQKTISIRPDTTAASVCAACAKKYGISNPEAYGLFLVSGDSSQLLAADSCPQRLRSDIFQSQGAPASFVYKTLEGPLPATDPASLQNPDSWTEAPKPPRNVDTGHLEAD, translated from the exons ATGTCTGATCCCCTCCCTGTGGACAAAGAGGCTGG TCCCCTGTGTGCACTAGTGAACGGAATGAGCGAGCGTCCCCTGACGCTTCTGGACAGGTTGTCTGTAACCAGAAGTGTTTGGGAGTTGCTTGATGTCCAACCAGAGGAAGCCACAAAATTACTCTTGACGCAACCATCCGGG ACATTCATTGTCTCCAGCAATGGGGCTGGGGGTTCAGCTTCCAGGGCGCTGTTCCTCCGGACAGAGGAAGGTGGGAGTGATGCTGTCTGCTGTTTCCCCATTAAGGAGGATGGCACAG CGGTTTGTCTTGAGCGTTCCCAACTGTGCTTCCGAGACCCCGTTGAACTGGTTGGCTTTCACGTTGTGAGCAG GGACATCCTGCCCTGCCCGCTGAGGATCCCAGATGCCTTTCGACTTCCTCGCAAGCCAGGACTAGATGCAGTTGTTGCACTGGGCATGA AGTTCTGGACAATGCTCGTTCCACCTGGCAGTGAGCTGACTCCCACCGAAGCAGAGCAGGAGAGTGTGGGCTTGAACGGAGACCCTGCGGAACCAGAACGGCCGGCCTGCTCAATCCGGGTGACCTCAGAGGACGGGGCCCTGTGCGTCATCAACCCGCTGTTCCTCTCGGTGCACAGCGACGAGAGTTGGCTGGATTTCACCCCGGCCTTGTGCCGCTCCAGTAGCACGCGGGGGACCCTGAAGGCTTGGAATGGACTGGGAAGGTCTCAGACATCTGACTCGGCAGGTGCAGCGTCCAGCAAGGGGAAGTGTCCCACCCAGGAGTGTCTGAACCACCCAAggcctcaggaggaggaggaggagaaag GTGACTCTGtgcccttctctgcctccctgaGAAGGAGGAGCTTCTGTTGCAGCCTGGCCTGGAAGAGCTCTGAACATACCTCGGAGGAGACACCCCCGTCCCCTGAAACGAAGGAGGTCAGGTCCCCACACCGTGTGTCCTGGATTGAAGGCATCCCGGCGACAGCCCCTCTCTGCTGGTCCCTGAAGAAGTCCAGCTCGGAGTCTTCCCTGCTCAGCGAGCCCATGGTGCTCCCCCTCATCCCAGAGCTGGACTCGCTCTCAGTCAGCAGTGTGGAGGATGAGGGCGACGGCCTCTCTCTCACCTCCGCCACCACTTTGCAGAAAAAGCGGCGCCCCTCCTCGGCCGCCCTGCCCTACAAAGTGCTGCATCGCCTCTCGGCCGTGGGCAGCGCTCTCAGTGGGCTTCTCTCGACCGAGCGCCGCATCTCCAACCGCGTGCAGGAGCTGGCCCAGGAGCCGACCTCCTACCTCGGGGGCCTAGTGCAGAGCTTCGTGGGACACATCCTGCGAGGGGCCGGGGTTCGGCACCCCACCAGCACAGACATGCTGCAGGAGATCCGGCAGATGCTCAGTAGCCTCAAGGGCTACCTGTGCGAGAGCTCGGAGCTGCGTGCGGTCGCGGATCACAACGAGGCTGAGGATTTGGACTTGG GTTCTGTGGTGGAGACTGCCCTCTACAAGTGCATGCTGAAGCCGCTCCGGGACGCCATTTACGCCCAACTGCTGGAGTTCCGCACCCGCGACGGGACCATCGGCAGGCTGTGTGAGCACCAGGCCACCATGAAGCAGCAGAGTTTGGGGGAGCTGGGGGTGACGGCCAGAGTGCCTGATGGGGCCGGCCTGGAGCGCATCCGGACCAAGCTGAATCTCCTGCATCACTCTTACTCGCCCAAGAAGAAGGAGGTAGAGATGCTGAAGGTCTGCAAGATGCTCTACGAAGCCATGAACCAGTCTGCTGGCAGGACAG AGCCATTCGGTGCGGACGACTTCTTGCCGGTTCTGACCTACACGCTGGTGAACTGTGACATTGTCTCTGTGCAGTTGGATGTGGAATACATGATGGAGCTGATGGATCCTGGCCAgctgcagggagaag GCGGTTATTACCTCACGACATGGTTTGGGGCCCTCTACCATATTGCCAACTTCCAGCCAGCTGCCATGATGACAAGGCAGATCAGCATCGAGGCCCAGCACTCCATTCACCAGTGGCATCGCCGCCGGaccatccaccaccaccaccatcaccagcaGGTTGCCCGAAGCCATTCACAG AACATCCTCTATGTCTCCTTCCTCGAACCCTTCAGCGATCAGAAGACCATCTCCATCCGTCCGGACACGACCGCAGCGTCAGTCTGTGCAGCCTGCGCCAAGAAGTACGGCATCTCCAATCCTGAGGCCTATGGTCTCTTCCTGGTGTCCGGCGACTCCTCTCAGCTTCTGGCCGCAGACAGCTGTCCTCAGAGGCTCCGCTCGGATATTTTCCAATCCCAGGGGGCTCCTGCGAGTTTCGTTTATAAGACCCTAGAAGGGCCACTGCCTGCCACTGACCCTGCTTCTCTCCAGAACCCCGATAGCTGGACTGAAGCCCCAAAGCCTCCCAGAAATGTGGACACAGGGCATTTGGAGGCAGACTGA